The Lolium rigidum isolate FL_2022 chromosome 2, APGP_CSIRO_Lrig_0.1, whole genome shotgun sequence genomic interval GGTTCAAACTTATCTTGCGCAGTTAGGCTGAGTTGAACTTTTAGAAATTTTAATACACGCTTGAGCTGGGAAAATCCAGAATGTTAAATAACCTATACTACTATTCTAATACACACTTTCAACACATTCTGGAATTTGCCCAGCTCTTCAAACTGTTAGTCAGTGGTTGACGTCGAAATTGTTATACGTACCTGAATTCTCAAGAGGCCACCAATGAGCTCCAGTGGAGGAGCATACAGCCCAAAGATGTATACAGTTTGACGTCCTGTCACAGATACCAGGAAATAATTTTTTAATAAATGTAGCAGCAACAATGTGCTCATATAGAAGCATCATGGAAACTGGTGAAAAAAGAAGGCTTCTGCTCATTATCAGCACACATGGTGGTCAGGCAACTAGGTAAGAACGTATTCTTGCTGCTGATGCATCTCATACAGCATGATGCATCCGATACAGCATGCAGAGGCCAAAACATGTAATATATATCATACACATCAGGAGCTGCAAATTCCGGCTACAGAAAATATTATATTTCAAAGATGTCTTTGGAGAGGAGTACAAGCCATACATCAAAAAAGAAAGGGAGTTGTTTGGCTAAATGGGACTCGGCCAGATCAAATGACACTGATCTGAGCATGCAACTACTTCCTTTCTTCCATGATTGCATCAAAACAGCCAGCATCAGTCGAACAGTTTAAGACGATGGAATCACTTGTCAACCTCCATGGCTTGTGCAGCCTTGGCTTTTGTTAAGGCTGAAAGCTTTGTCTTGACCTTTTTCTTGCCGACCTTAAAACTACTGCCCTTCTTTTTCTTATCACTGCCATCAATCTGAACATACAGAGAAAACAAAATTAGCGTTAGCACAAAATATAGCAATCTTGGCTGTACAGATCAAAATTCATGCCACATTACAGCACCAAGCGACAGAAGGTGAAATTCGAAAAGCCGGCAGGGAAAACAAACTGCAGTGGCAGTAACATAGCCCAACATAACTTAAGAGATGACAACGGGGACTACTAGATCAGGTGCTTTATCCAGGAAGCCTATTCATTGGGAAAAAATGTAGGAACGAAAATATGTTTGCACAAGGGTGAGTTTGTGAATGAAAGGAAAAGTGAGGGCACTACAAACTGAAAATAATTCCAATAACCTCCAACAATTTCACGCGTCTCTTCCTGTGCTTTGAGTTGGAAAGGACAAGAGTTACACAGATATTGTCAGCTGGCTCGGCCTTGAGGCCCCAACCCATGGTCTAATAGACAACCTCAGGCTAGGAACAAAATACCCTGCCAAATTACCATgtttcttttctatcaactccAGGAAAATAGTATCTCGCGGCCGTTGCAGCATAAGACCTACCAGCTAGCTAtgctgttcttttttccattacagCACAAAGCGATAGAGGATGAAATTCGAAAAGCCGGTGGAGAAAACAAACTGCACTAGCAGTATCATAGCCCAAAACAATTTAAGAGATGACAACGGGTACTACTAGGTCAGGTGCTTTACGAAATCCAGGAAGCCTATTCATTGGGGGGAAATCTAGGATCAAAAATATGTTTGCACAAGGGTGAGCTTGTTAAGGAAAAGGAAAAGTGAGGACACTACGAACTGAAATAATTCCAATAACCTCACAGTTTCACGCATCTCTTCTTGTGCTTTGAGTTGGATAGGACAAGAATTACACAGATATTGTCAGCTGGGTCTGCCCTAAGGCCCCAAACCATGCTCTAATAGATACACTCAGGCTTGGAACAAAATGACCTGCAAAATTACCATGTTTCTTTTCTATTAACTCCAGCAAAATAGTGTTCTCGGGTCGTTGCAGTACAAGACCTATCAGCTAGCTATATGCTATTCTTTTTCCAACACCCAAACA includes:
- the LOC124688747 gene encoding uncharacterized protein LOC124688747 is translated as MSKKNNLATRRRAHEFDLQREKAAKEERAKKLQAKKSKMKIDGSDKKKKGSSFKVGKKKVKTKLSALTKAKAAQAMEVDK